From the Streptomyces sp. NBC_00390 genome, the window TCCTCGCGCGGGTAGCCGGGGGCGAAGGCCCGCTGGATGTTGGTGGCGACGAACAGCTTGAACGGCACCAGCGTGGATGCCGCCATCAGCAGCCCCCGCCCCCGGCTGTAGGTCATCCGGCTGATCGAGTTCACCAGCACCAGGCGCTCGACCCGCTCGGGGTGAGCCAGGGTGAGGGTCTGCGCGATCATCCCGCCCATGGAGTGGCCGACGGCTGTGAACCGGTCGACCTTCAGGTGGTCGAGGAGGGCGAGGACGTCCCCGGCCAGCTCCGCGATCGTCCGTGCCCCCGACCCGCTGCTCTCGCCGTGCCCACGCAGGTCGAGCCGGATCACCCGCCGGTTCCGGGCGAAGTGTTCCACCTGGTGGTCCCAGCGGTGCCGGTTGGCCGTCCAGCCGTGGATGAACACCAGGGGCACGGCGTCGCCGTCGCGCGGGCCCTCGTCGTCGTACGTCAGTGCTGCGCCGTCGACATCGAGCTGCGGCATGGGTGCCTCCTGGAGTGCGGTCCGGTTACTGGCAAGTACGGTAGTCGGCTGCGGGGCGGCCGTCACCGTCGCTTGCCGAGGAAGTCGAGGATGTGCCCGAACACATCGAGAGCCGCGCCCCGGCCGAGGAACGTGTCGAGGTGGCCGTAGCCGGGAATCTCGGTGTACGCCACGTCCAGTTGCGGCTGCCGGCGGGCGAGGACGTCGTGACAGAGCTTCTGGGAGTCCAGCCACAGCCCGTTGTCGCTGCCCGCCAGCAGCAGGACCGGGGTGTCGATGCGGCCGGCCGCGTCCAGCGCGTTCTGCGGCAG encodes:
- a CDS encoding alpha/beta fold hydrolase, giving the protein MPQLDVDGAALTYDDEGPRDGDAVPLVFIHGWTANRHRWDHQVEHFARNRRVIRLDLRGHGESSGSGARTIAELAGDVLALLDHLKVDRFTAVGHSMGGMIAQTLTLAHPERVERLVLVNSISRMTYSRGRGLLMAASTLVPFKLFVATNIQRAFAPGYPREEIREYIRASSATPREVVMTCYGAMRNFDILDRVGEIRTPTLLVHGYHDIQLPVSQMLRMAKAYPDAVVRIVDAGHELPLEKPAELTAALDSFVTGRA